The DNA segment TCCTTCCCAAGAGCAAATTAAAGTACTTTTCCGTTGCcaacaattgttttttttaaatgtaattcACAAGTTGGTTTATATGAATACATCAGCAAAGATCTACTACAAGAAGTTTGGGATAGTTATTATGGCTCCAAACCATTAGCATTGGATCTTTCGACATATAAGAACACCAACAACAACACAAGCAAAGACTGACAACGCTCCCTGCCTGGAAAGACCAAACTCAGTCCATGTCAAGGGCTTTGTGACCTCAAATAATACCTTCCTAAAGTTTTCATTCAAATCCTCTCGTGATCCTGTGTTATCAATCACTATGTCAGCTTTAGTCCTTTTTAAGTCAAGAGACATCTGAGCATTTATCCTGTTTTGAGCATCCTCCTTGCTTGTTCTGTCTCTTTCCATAAGTCGTTTAAGCTGAGTTTCCGGATCAACCCATACAACTATAATGGGCTTCGTCCACTTGTCCATCTTGGCCTCGAACAACAAAGGCACGTCAAGGACAATAACATCAAAGCCCCTCACCCATAGCTTCACAATTTCCCAGAAGATACCAGAGGATATATAAGGAGCCAATAGCctataagatgattaataaccACTACTCAGAACTAATTGCTCTGCAAGTTCTTCAAAAAAGTAGTTCAAGTTCAACACAAATTTCTGATGATAAAATGCCAAGGATACACCATGCAATTACTTGCAATAAAATACATGTTGAATAGACTCCTTGCAGAAATTAAATACCAGTTACTTCTGAAATTAAACTAGATAACAAGTTTCCCAgacaataattatatttaatctACATTTTGAGAACCAAGTTTCATCTAGCAGACAATCAATTAAATGGCATTAGTAGTTCACAACTTGGAATAAAGTTTGATCTACTGAAAATTACAGAGAGAAACACTACAAAATAGGAAGGCACCCCATGTGGTTTATTTTTCgaagctgaaaaaaaaaaaattactacatCACTAAGTCAAAAAGTTTTAACAAGAACCAAATGTGGAATGCTGAATGGAACatatcatgtatttttttttttttgataggtctTATCATGTATTTATGGAATGACATCCTTTCATTCCTTTTTCTCACTTGAATGGATTTATGATAGAGCATGGATTTGTGATACCAAATgtaataaaagatgaaaaaaagaatgcatgaacaattttcccttttttcttgtcaaaagggaaaaaagaagagaaaagaatggattaaccttttttatttatctagaTTTAACTTGGAATCATGTAatctaaaaaatcttttactaaGATCATTTTAGGAGTGCATACTATATATCAGTACCGATTAAGAAGTTGGCGCTTTGTAGGATCAGTGAACACAATTTGACCCAATTTAGGCCTATCAACTTCTCCATTAGCTTGTAAAATGTCCTCTCCAAATGCTGCAACTACCTTTTTCCACCCACCAGTGCCTTTCTTTAGCAcatcctgaaaaaaaaaaaaaaaaaaggtcccaTTTAAAGTAGATGCAAAAAGACCAGAAGCCACAAAGTTTGAGACTTGCTAGCAGCTCAAGGCATAGAGACAGAAAACTGAAAGTCCTCAAATCACATCAACATGAAAAGGACTGAATCACTTGAAAAATTGATAGGGGTAAGTTAAATATGTGTACCCCTGTAGCTTAGTATAAAAAAATGGTTACAGAGAACAAAAATGAGTCACTGTTGGCGCAAAATGAAAAGcactgaagaagaaaaaagacgAGTCAATCATGTAAACATATACTAAATGGGTTCCCATATGAAGGCAATTTTGTGAgtagaaagagaggaaaaaaagtaAACTAGAATAGTAGCAAGGTttcaatcaacacacacaagaacCTGCAGAAGATAGAAACGGAAGATTACATCAGAATGCCCATCAGCAGGTTGCTGGGTTTTCTTCTCAGGTGTTTTCTAACTTTTCTCTTTAAATTCTCCGGTTATAAACTTATGggccatttctttcttttctgttATGCACTAAGGAGCATTCATATGGATAAGAATATGTGCATAATAAGATATGATATGAGGATACACCAATCCTCACAAATTTTAGAATACGCATATCCAGATACTCTAATTAATTAACATACTCAttcatattttcaaacaagtATTATGCTGGAATCAACATCCCGACTAATCTCGGAAGTGCTcaggccctcggcaaggagtttcctgcaagtgcacTACGGGTAGTTCAAAGGGAAAATCCTCCAGCCTGACAGCCCCTAGAGGTTGTTTGCCCCTAAagagatttgaaccttagacctgcatactcccaagcccaaggcccttaccacttgagccaacccttaGGGGCTAGAAACCAAATGTTAGAAGGTGAGAGATATGTCTGGATGATAAAACTAATGATGATTACTGGTTTCATAGATAGAGCATAAGAGagataaacaacaaagaaaaattatacagtAAACGGAGCATTTCAGATTCAAATCCAATTCAGATATGGCTACTAGCTTGAAGAATGTAAACTTCTAAGTACTATACTTAATTAAAAGTATATTTCTTTGTTACTTgttataaaaaagtagatttcTTGTACactctactccttgtgtacttgggctatgccttatcacttgatttaataaaaacttatattaCTTAAGAAAAGGTATATTTCTTTGTTACTtactaaaaaaaagtatatttctTTGCTTTCTTATGGAAGAAATTTCCGATTCATGgaagaaaaaagtttttcagATTTAACGTCTTAAATTCTAAGTTTTTAACTATTAATTTAACATTAAattgtttaaacttttaaattcGGATTTATCACATGTGACATGCAgaggaataatttttcttaaac comes from the Carya illinoinensis cultivar Pawnee chromosome 8, C.illinoinensisPawnee_v1, whole genome shotgun sequence genome and includes:
- the LOC122274683 gene encoding dephospho-CoA kinase yields the protein MRIVGLTGGISSGKSTVSNLFKSHGIPVVDADLIARDVLKKGTGGWKKVVAAFGEDILQANGEVDRPKLGQIVFTDPTKRQLLNRLLAPYISSGIFWEIVKLWVRGFDVIVLDVPLLFEAKMDKWTKPIIVVWVDPETQLKRLMERDRTSKEDAQNRINAQMSLDLKRTKADIVIDNTGSREDLNENFRKVLFEVTKPLTWTEFGLSRQGALSVFACVVVGVLICRKIQC